Proteins encoded within one genomic window of Bombus terrestris chromosome 11, iyBomTerr1.2, whole genome shotgun sequence:
- the LOC100648874 gene encoding angio-associated migratory cell protein isoform X2, producing the protein MANQINEEDMIYIGDVEEVIDDEEDAMEEDPSEEGDAICVFSSHEIGSVFCGSLNKNGKLATTGGEEDKAYIWDTSSGEIILDCTGHKDSIIFSAFNHDESYLATGDMSGMIQVWKLADKTKIWDYNMGDATWMMWHTVANILLAGSVDGEIYMWKIPDGDCKVFQGYGCRAETGSIFPDGKRIAVGYEDGVIRILDLKTSSVLSSISSALGHSSTITTIDCHWDNNLILSAAVDGKTIISTSNTGKIVSILQNLNNGEHNNVTNNDQSAVSSEGNRDSNWVETAAFCKNPAFQVAATGTVNGEIFIWDISKQMLRQKIEQESGISKLLWKGNTTLLFSAGLDGILRCFDGKDGLRLRSFFGHMADILDLYISENGEKALTTSDDSTARIFDISSLS; encoded by the exons AAGAAGGAGATGCAATTTGTGTTTTTAGTAGTCACGAAATAG GTTCTGTCTTTTGTGGTTCTttgaataaaaatggaaaactaGCTACTACAGGTGGAGAAGAAGATAAGGCTTACATTTGGGATACATCGTCAGGAGAAATCATTTTGGACTGTACAGGTCACAAAGATAGTATTATCTTTTCAGCATTTAATCACGATGAATCATATTTAGCCACTGGAGATATGAGTGGAATGATACAAGTTTGGAAATTAGctgataaaactaaaatttggGATTACAATATGGGAGATGCCACT TGGATGATGTGGCACACAgttgcaaatattttattagcagGGTCTGTTGATGGGGAAATATATATGTGGAAAATACCTGATGGAGATTGTAAAGTTTTCCAGGGATATGGTTGTCGGGCAGAGACTGGTTCAATATTTCCAGATG gCAAGCGTATAGCAGTAGGTTATGAAGATGGAGTTATTAGAATACTAGATCTAAAAACAAGTTCGGTGTTGTCATCTATATCTTCTGCATTAGGTCATTCTTCTACTATAACCACCATTGATTGTCATTGGGATAACAATTTAATACTTTCTGCAGCTGTAGATGGCAAAACTATAATCAGCACGTCAAATACAGGGAAG ATAGTTTCCATCCTGCAAAATCTTAATAACGGTGAGCACAATAATGTTACGAATAATGATCAAAGTGCTGTAAGTAGCGAAGGAAACAGGGATAGCAATTGGGTAGAAACAGCAGCCTTTTGTAAAAATCCTGCATTTCAAGTTGCTGCAACTGGTACAGTTAATGGTGAAATCTTTATCTGGGATATCTCAAAACAG ATGCTTAGACAAAAGATAGAGCAAGAAAGTGGTATATCTAAACTTCTATGGAAGGGAAATACGACTCTATTATTTTCGGCGGGACTAGATGGTATTCTGAGGTGTTTTGACGGAAAAGATGGTCTACGTTTACGTTCTTTCTTTGGACACATGGCAGATATTCTTGACTTATATATATCTGA AAATGGAGAAAAAGCACTGACAACATCTGATGATTCTACAGCTAGAATCTTTGATATTTCATCTTTAtcttaa
- the LOC100649224 gene encoding UPF0598 protein CG30010 isoform X1 — translation MYILNKIFAFDRSRVFAIKIKSIYSQTSKRYCVKYVQGQSPEPRVREYFYYIDHQGMLFLDDTRMRNFTSCFKDKKFLAFFFKRLKKNDTGRYVEHFPYVSLCGPERNFIRCDDLPIVFTKVLKMYNSATKKTEDCFGYAHAEELLMVPFQPDKIYMDIQSGRVYHPAPEKAGGIGLVRSKIAIEFSPLFNFEKGEENGPTHIFWENKKYTLDCNWYKDKVPQAVR, via the exons atgtatatattgaataaaatatttgcatttgATCGTTCACGAGTGTTCGCAATTAAAATTAAGTCAATTTACTCCCAGACATCTAAAAGGTATTGCGTAAAGTATGTGCAAGGACAATCGCCAGAACCTCGAGTtcgtgaatatttttattacatcgaCCATCAAGGCATG TTGTTCCTGGATGATACACGTATGAGAAACTTCACATCATGTTTTAAAG ATAAAAAGTTTTTAGCCTTTTTTTTCAAGCGCTTAAAAAAGAACGACACAGGTAGATATGTAGAACATTTTCCTTATGTTTCTCTTTGTGGTCcagagagaaattttataagatgTGATGATTTGCCAATAGTTTTCACAAAAGTTCTTAAAATGTATAATAGTGCAACAAAGAAAACCGAAGACTGCTTTGGTTATGCTCACGCTGAAGAATTATTAAtg GTTCCATTTCAACCAGACAAAATATATATGGATATTCAATCAGGAAGAGTATATCATCCTGCACCTGAAAAGGCAGGAGGAATTGGCCTAGTGAGGTCAAAAATTGCAATTGAATTTAGCCCATTATTTAACtttgaaaaaggagaagaaaatggTCCAACACATATCTTTtgggaaaataagaaatatacttTAGATTGCAATTGGTATAAGGATAAAGTACCACAGGCTgtcagataa
- the LOC100649224 gene encoding UPF0598 protein CG30010 isoform X2, with translation MCKDNRQNLEFVNIFITSTIKLFLDDTRMRNFTSCFKDKKFLAFFFKRLKKNDTGRYVEHFPYVSLCGPERNFIRCDDLPIVFTKVLKMYNSATKKTEDCFGYAHAEELLMVPFQPDKIYMDIQSGRVYHPAPEKAGGIGLVRSKIAIEFSPLFNFEKGEENGPTHIFWENKKYTLDCNWYKDKVPQAVR, from the exons ATGTGCAAGGACAATCGCCAGAACCTCGAGTtcgtgaatatttttattacatcgaCCATCAAG TTGTTCCTGGATGATACACGTATGAGAAACTTCACATCATGTTTTAAAG ATAAAAAGTTTTTAGCCTTTTTTTTCAAGCGCTTAAAAAAGAACGACACAGGTAGATATGTAGAACATTTTCCTTATGTTTCTCTTTGTGGTCcagagagaaattttataagatgTGATGATTTGCCAATAGTTTTCACAAAAGTTCTTAAAATGTATAATAGTGCAACAAAGAAAACCGAAGACTGCTTTGGTTATGCTCACGCTGAAGAATTATTAAtg GTTCCATTTCAACCAGACAAAATATATATGGATATTCAATCAGGAAGAGTATATCATCCTGCACCTGAAAAGGCAGGAGGAATTGGCCTAGTGAGGTCAAAAATTGCAATTGAATTTAGCCCATTATTTAACtttgaaaaaggagaagaaaatggTCCAACACATATCTTTtgggaaaataagaaatatacttTAGATTGCAATTGGTATAAGGATAAAGTACCACAGGCTgtcagataa